A genomic region of Methanothermobacter thermautotrophicus str. Delta H contains the following coding sequences:
- a CDS encoding KH domain-containing protein: MPAEEYIKIPRERVGVLIGKNGAVKAKIERLTQTELEIDSETGAVTLIPQDELEDPLSPWKARHIVRAIGRGFNPEVALRLLDDDVALEVIKITDYVGKSKKAIARQKGRVIGREGITRRIIHDMTGVDISVYGKTVSLIGEFEKLAVAREAIEMILNGARHKSVYAFLEKKKQELKMKEFQEGAKLM, translated from the coding sequence ATGCCAGCCGAGGAATACATTAAAATACCCCGTGAGAGGGTCGGAGTTTTAATAGGCAAAAACGGTGCGGTTAAGGCAAAGATAGAGCGCCTGACCCAGACTGAACTGGAAATTGACAGCGAAACCGGTGCAGTTACTCTCATACCACAGGATGAACTGGAGGACCCCCTCTCACCATGGAAGGCCAGGCACATTGTCAGGGCCATAGGGAGGGGTTTCAACCCTGAGGTTGCCCTGAGGCTCCTTGATGACGATGTCGCCCTTGAGGTCATCAAGATAACCGACTATGTTGGTAAATCCAAGAAGGCCATTGCAAGGCAGAAGGGCCGTGTCATCGGCCGTGAAGGTATAACAAGGCGTATAATCCATGATATGACCGGCGTGGACATATCTGTTTACGGCAAGACGGTTTCACTCATAGGAGAATTTGAGAAACTCGCTGTTGCCAGGGAAGCCATTGAAATGATACTTAATGGTGCAAGACACAAATCTGTGTACGCATTTCTCGAAAAGAAGAAGCAGGAACTGAAAATGAAGGAGTTTCAGGAAGGCGCTAAATTAATGTAA
- the top6B gene encoding DNA topoisomerase VI subunit B — protein MARQALDLFDEGFQELTPSEFFRKNKQMLGFTGKIRSLTIVFHELITNSFDAAEEAGILPEIKIDLKRIGKDHYILRHQDNGPGIPEKYIPKVFCTMFAGSKFRNIQSRGQQGLGCSGCVLLSQMTTGKPVKVISGTMENGELKGVKMTLKMDVKKNQGLILEKEEVEVDGTGVCIELHFKDVSYSLSEQGAYEYIRRTMIANPHARIVFNDPTGNRYVFNRASDVIPPMPKEVLPHPWGVTADDLIFMAKHTDKRRFGSMLKSNLSRMSSMKIKELEELTGIDLNKRPKDMKWEEAEQIVEAFKKMKFMSPPTSGLIPIGEEQIDKGMKEILQPEFTATVTRKPKTYRGGIAFIVEAGIAYGGNSGRLVGDQRKAEIMRFANRVPLTFDAGSCAITEGVKSLDWKRYGIRDLENAPISIFVNVVSTNVPYLSTGKQSVSPEPEILGEIRQATMIVARKLHKYLRKKKAAKEEAQRAKIFESYVPVIIKQAALLAEREEPDYRELLDTVTRRAKLEILGGITE, from the coding sequence TTGGCGAGGCAAGCTTTGGATCTCTTTGATGAAGGATTCCAGGAACTCACTCCATCAGAATTCTTCAGAAAAAACAAGCAGATGCTTGGTTTTACCGGGAAAATAAGGTCACTTACAATAGTGTTCCATGAACTCATAACCAACAGCTTTGACGCTGCCGAAGAGGCAGGTATACTCCCTGAGATCAAAATAGATCTCAAGAGAATCGGGAAGGACCATTACATCCTGAGACACCAGGACAACGGCCCGGGTATACCTGAAAAGTACATCCCAAAGGTCTTCTGTACCATGTTCGCAGGGTCAAAGTTCAGGAACATCCAGTCCAGGGGACAGCAGGGACTCGGATGCAGTGGCTGTGTGCTGCTATCACAGATGACCACAGGTAAACCCGTGAAGGTCATCTCAGGTACAATGGAAAACGGGGAACTCAAGGGGGTCAAAATGACCCTCAAGATGGATGTTAAAAAGAACCAGGGCCTCATACTCGAAAAGGAGGAAGTCGAAGTCGATGGTACCGGTGTCTGCATAGAACTCCACTTCAAGGACGTCTCCTACTCACTCTCAGAACAGGGAGCCTACGAGTACATAAGGAGGACAATGATAGCCAACCCCCATGCCAGGATAGTATTCAATGACCCAACCGGAAACCGTTACGTCTTCAACAGGGCATCCGACGTCATACCCCCAATGCCAAAGGAGGTCCTCCCCCACCCATGGGGTGTCACCGCCGATGACCTTATATTCATGGCAAAGCACACCGATAAAAGGCGGTTCGGGAGCATGCTGAAAAGCAACCTCTCAAGGATGTCCTCCATGAAGATCAAGGAACTGGAGGAACTGACAGGGATAGACCTCAACAAAAGACCGAAGGACATGAAGTGGGAGGAGGCCGAGCAGATAGTTGAGGCCTTCAAGAAGATGAAATTCATGTCACCCCCGACCTCCGGCCTCATACCCATCGGAGAGGAGCAGATTGATAAGGGTATGAAGGAGATACTCCAGCCAGAGTTCACAGCAACGGTAACAAGGAAGCCAAAAACCTACCGTGGGGGTATAGCCTTCATAGTTGAGGCAGGTATCGCCTACGGTGGAAACTCCGGCAGACTGGTCGGTGACCAGAGAAAGGCTGAGATAATGAGGTTCGCCAACAGGGTACCCCTCACCTTCGACGCCGGAAGCTGTGCCATAACAGAGGGTGTTAAGAGCCTCGACTGGAAGCGTTACGGCATAAGGGACCTTGAAAATGCACCCATAAGCATATTCGTCAATGTGGTGTCAACCAACGTCCCCTACCTGTCAACGGGTAAGCAGAGTGTGTCACCTGAACCCGAGATACTCGGGGAGATCAGGCAGGCCACCATGATAGTTGCAAGGAAGCTCCACAAGTACCTCAGGAAGAAGAAGGCAGCCAAGGAGGAGGCGCAGAGGGCGAAGATCTTTGAGAGCTACGTGCCTGTGATCATAAAACAGGCCGCTCTCCTGGCTGAGCGGGAAGAACCCGATTACAGAGAACTGCTCGACACAGTTACAAGAAGGGCAAAACTTGAAATTCTGGGGGGAATCACTGAATGA
- a CDS encoding DNA topoisomerase IV subunit A: MNRREIAINKLKSLGDVILDDVTQGRIPRIKVPSRGTSNIIYDEDKRHYVLGDRYGTRSMGNVKQIKKIGQMLYTANFCKDLVAREKTATLRELYYISEGWEVDFADQQESNIVGEDLEVTLGMTREELGLMPEEDGASVYGALTVREGDIEIDALRSGKSGYNISPTIDEVEFVDHDVERVIAVETMGMFHRLVQEKAYKKFDALIVGLKGQAARATRRFIKRVNEELNLPVYICNDGDPWGFHIAMVIISGSAKLAHVNHQLATPDAKFLGVTASDIINYDLPTDPLKDVDVVRLKELLQDPRYRGDFWKTEIKKMLTIGKKAEQQSFSKYGLEYVVDTYLPEKLEAVENQ; encoded by the coding sequence ATGAATAGAAGGGAAATAGCCATTAACAAACTCAAAAGTCTTGGAGACGTTATACTCGATGATGTGACCCAGGGGAGAATCCCCAGGATAAAGGTTCCATCAAGGGGCACATCCAACATAATCTATGATGAAGATAAGAGGCACTACGTCCTCGGAGACCGATACGGTACACGTTCAATGGGTAACGTTAAGCAGATCAAGAAGATAGGGCAGATGCTCTACACAGCCAACTTCTGCAAGGACCTCGTGGCGAGGGAGAAAACAGCCACCCTCAGGGAACTCTACTACATCTCAGAGGGTTGGGAGGTGGACTTTGCAGACCAGCAGGAGTCCAACATCGTTGGTGAGGACCTTGAGGTCACCCTGGGCATGACCAGGGAGGAACTGGGCCTCATGCCAGAGGAGGACGGAGCGTCCGTCTACGGGGCCCTGACTGTCCGTGAGGGTGATATTGAAATAGACGCCCTCCGATCAGGTAAATCAGGCTACAACATATCCCCAACCATCGATGAGGTTGAATTTGTGGACCATGACGTTGAACGTGTCATTGCAGTTGAGACAATGGGTATGTTCCACCGTCTCGTTCAGGAGAAGGCCTACAAGAAGTTTGATGCCCTCATAGTCGGACTGAAGGGTCAGGCTGCAAGGGCAACAAGGAGGTTCATCAAGAGGGTCAACGAGGAACTCAACCTCCCGGTTTACATCTGCAACGACGGAGACCCATGGGGATTCCATATCGCCATGGTCATAATCTCAGGCAGTGCAAAACTCGCCCATGTGAACCATCAGCTTGCAACCCCGGATGCAAAGTTCCTGGGTGTGACTGCAAGTGACATAATAAACTATGACCTTCCAACTGATCCTCTCAAGGATGTCGATGTTGTAAGGCTCAAGGAGCTCCTCCAAGACCCCAGATACAGGGGTGATTTCTGGAAGACAGAAATCAAGAAGATGCTCACCATCGGTAAGAAGGCAGAACAGCAGTCCTTCTCAAAGTATGGTCTTGAGTATGTTGTAGATACCTATCTGCCAGAGAAACTCGAGGCTGTGGAGAACCAGTAG
- a CDS encoding phosphorylating glyceraldehyde-3-phosphate dehydrogenase, which translates to MISVAINGYGTIGKRVADAVAAQDDMKVAGVSKTKPDFEARVAIEKGYDLYVSIPEREKLFGEAGIPVSGTVEDMLEEADIVVDATPEGIGAKNLEMYREKGIKAIFQGGEKHDAIGLSFNSFANYDESLGADYTRVVSCNTTGLCRTLKPIDDLCGIKKVRAVMVRRGADPVQVKKGPINAIVPNPPTVPSHHGPDLKTVMKGVNIHTVALLVPTTLMHQHNIMVELEDPVEADEIKARLDETTRVMLVRASEGLASTAEIMEYAKELGRSRNDLFEIPVWEESINVVDGELFYMQAVHQESDAVPESVDAIRALLELEEDNMKSIMKTNRAMGIL; encoded by the coding sequence ATGATATCTGTAGCCATTAACGGGTATGGGACAATAGGAAAGAGAGTTGCTGATGCTGTAGCTGCCCAGGACGACATGAAGGTCGCTGGTGTCAGCAAAACAAAACCTGATTTTGAGGCGAGGGTTGCAATCGAGAAGGGATACGACCTCTACGTCAGCATCCCTGAACGTGAGAAGCTCTTCGGCGAAGCCGGCATACCTGTGAGCGGTACCGTGGAGGATATGCTGGAGGAAGCAGATATAGTGGTTGATGCAACACCTGAGGGTATAGGTGCAAAGAACCTTGAAATGTACAGGGAGAAGGGCATAAAGGCCATATTCCAGGGCGGTGAAAAACACGACGCCATAGGATTATCCTTCAACTCATTTGCAAACTACGATGAATCCCTTGGAGCCGACTATACCCGTGTGGTTTCATGCAACACAACAGGACTCTGCAGAACCCTCAAACCCATCGATGACCTCTGCGGCATAAAGAAGGTGAGGGCTGTTATGGTGAGGAGGGGTGCCGACCCCGTACAGGTCAAAAAGGGACCGATAAACGCCATAGTACCTAACCCTCCAACCGTGCCATCACACCACGGCCCCGACCTCAAGACCGTCATGAAGGGCGTTAACATCCACACGGTGGCCCTCCTGGTCCCAACAACACTGATGCACCAGCACAACATAATGGTTGAACTTGAGGATCCCGTTGAGGCCGATGAGATAAAGGCCCGGCTCGATGAGACCACGAGGGTCATGCTTGTCAGGGCCTCTGAGGGTCTCGCATCAACGGCTGAGATAATGGAGTACGCCAAGGAACTTGGAAGGTCAAGGAACGACCTCTTCGAGATACCTGTATGGGAGGAGTCAATAAACGTTGTTGACGGGGAACTCTTCTATATGCAGGCCGTCCACCAGGAGTCAGATGCTGTGCCCGAGAGTGTGGATGCCATAAGGGCACTCCTGGAGCTCGAGGAGGACAACATGAAGTCCATCATGAAGACCAACAGGGCCATGGGCATCCTCTAA
- a CDS encoding deoxyribonuclease IV, translating to MIRVGPAGNPVGYRGSTVNVFSKIRAMGLDAYEYQATYGLRLKKENAIRIGENSRKNDILVSMHGPYYINLSSARKETVEKSIERLFDCAVAAELMGAYRIVFHPGFYGEHGRSGALGLCIKALDELIERLHGAGIREFTLAPETTGKRSQVGSLDEIIKLSEEFDEVMPTIDFAHIHARGGGCIRDASSYRGILERIESRLGSHHLHCHFTGIEYTDAGERKHHSLSEGYGPPIEPLIEVLVDGGWDATIISETPMKDTDARKIKGIIKEYLER from the coding sequence TTGATAAGGGTTGGTCCGGCTGGTAACCCTGTTGGTTACCGTGGAAGCACCGTCAATGTCTTCAGCAAGATCAGAGCCATGGGACTGGACGCCTACGAGTACCAGGCAACCTATGGCCTCAGGTTAAAGAAAGAGAACGCCATCAGGATCGGAGAGAACTCCAGGAAGAATGACATCCTTGTCTCGATGCACGGACCATACTACATAAACCTCTCATCGGCCAGGAAGGAAACCGTTGAAAAATCCATTGAACGCCTATTTGACTGTGCCGTTGCAGCGGAACTGATGGGAGCCTACAGGATCGTATTCCACCCCGGATTCTATGGCGAGCATGGGAGATCAGGGGCCCTTGGACTCTGCATCAAAGCCCTGGATGAACTCATCGAGCGCCTGCATGGTGCAGGTATCAGGGAATTCACCCTTGCACCTGAGACAACCGGTAAGAGGTCACAGGTTGGAAGCCTTGATGAGATAATAAAGCTTTCAGAGGAATTCGATGAGGTCATGCCCACCATAGACTTTGCACACATACATGCAAGGGGCGGTGGATGCATAAGGGATGCCTCCAGTTACAGGGGGATACTTGAGAGAATCGAGTCCAGGCTCGGATCCCATCACCTACACTGCCACTTCACAGGGATAGAGTACACCGACGCCGGGGAGAGGAAGCATCACAGCCTCTCTGAGGGCTACGGGCCTCCCATAGAGCCCCTCATAGAGGTTCTTGTGGATGGTGGGTGGGATGCCACCATAATCTCTGAGACACCGATGAAGGACACTGATGCCAGGAAAATAAAGGGCATCATCAAGGAATACCTCGAGAGATAA